A genomic window from Glycine soja cultivar W05 chromosome 10, ASM419377v2, whole genome shotgun sequence includes:
- the LOC114372242 gene encoding auxin response factor 18-like: protein MFMVMDSAERCLDSQLWHACAGAMVQMPPLNTKVFYFPQGHAEHAHGKVEYFGKNHQTRVPPLIPCRLSAMKYMADPDTDEVYVKMRLTPLREHELLDSQDDCFLGNTNSGGVENQEKPPTSFAKTLTQSDANNGGGFSVPRYCAETIFPRLDYSAEPPVQTIIAKDMHGQCWKFRHIYRGTPRRHLLTTGWSNFVNQKRLVAGDSIVFLRAENGDLCVGIRRAKKGIGGGTEFSSGWNNPLFGGGGGFLCGSESSFVSGAKSGGDHEIVGRVAPESVVEAVTCAVNGRPFEVVYYPRASSPEFCVKASVVKAAMQIQWCSGMRFKMPFETEDSSRISWFMGTISSVQVADPIRWPDSPWRLLQVVWDEPDLLQNVKCVNPWLVELVSNMPTFNLSAYSPPRKKQRFLQDPYFQVINQLPMPSFSSNLLNYTNSLCTIQDSNSSGGIQGARHAQFGLSPSDFPFNKLPADMLLGGFSRLDHAAAQPIRPPCGTYKNNTTTKANVGISCLLTVGNPGQNFKESNETKAPHILLFGKLIQTEQKSSNTSSANTNGNSVSEGNSHKTSNASDGLGSGLHQGSPIENNSDGGSPWYKDQHKSDLGTDNVNTLCIAL, encoded by the exons ATGTTTATGGTTATGGATTCAGCAGAAAGGTGCTTAGATTCTCAACTATGGCATGCCTGTGCCGGTGCCATGGTTCAGATGCCACCCCTCAACACAAAAGTCTTCTACTTTCCCCAGGGCCACGCTGAACACGCTCATGGGAAGGTGGAATATTTCGGGAAAAACCATCAAACCCGTGTTCCACCACTCATCCCTTGCAGACTCTCTGCCATGAAATACATGGCAGACCCTGACACCGACGAGGTTTATGTCAAAATGAGACTCACCCCTTTGAGGGAACATGAATTATTGGATTCACAAGATGATTGTTTCTTGGGAAACACAAACAGTGGAGGAGTTGAGAATCAAGAGAAGCCTCCAACTTCTTTTGCTAAGACTCTCACACAATCTGATGCAAACAATGGTGGAGGCTTCTCAGTGCCTCGTTACTGTGCTGAAACCATTTTCCCAAGGTTGGATTATTCGGCTGAGCCTCCTGTTCAGACCATCATTGCCAAGGATATGCATGGACAGTGCTGGAAGTTTAGGCACATCTATAGAGGGACTCCAAGGAGGCATCTTTTGACCACTGGATGGAGCAATTTCGTGAACCAGAAGAGGCTTGTTGCTGGGGACTCTATTGTGTTTCTGAGGGCAGAAAATGGGGATCTATGTGTTGGGATAAGGAGGGCCAAGAAGGGGATTGGTGGAGGGACTGAGTTCTCTTCTGGATGGAATAACCCTCtctttggtggtggtggtggcttCTTGTGTGGGAGTGAGAGTAGTTTTGTGAGTGGTGCAAAAAGTGGTGGTGATCATGAGATAGTGGGAAGAGTGGCTCCTGAATCTGTTGTTGAGGCTGTGACTTGTGCTGTTAATGGAAGACCCTTTGAGGTTGTGTACTATCCGAGGGCTAGTTCACCGGAGTTTTGTGTTAAGGCTTCTGTTGTGAAGGCTGCAATGCAAATTCAGTGGTGTTCTGGAATGAGATTCAAAATGCCCTTTGAGACTGAGGATTCTTCTAGGATCAGCTGGTTCATGGGAACCATTTCTTCTGTTCAGGTTGCAGATCCCATCCGTTGGCCTGATTCTCCTTGGCGTCTTCTGCAG GTGGTGTGGGATGAGCCAGATTTACTTCAAAATGTCAAGTGTGTGAACCCTTGGCTGGTTGAACTAGTCTCAAACATGCCTACATTCAATCTCTCTGCATACTCACCTCCTAGAAAGAAACAACGTTTTCTTCAGGATCCTTATTTTCAAGTCATCAACCAACTCCCAATGCCATCATTCTCTAGCAACCTTCTCAATTACACCAACTCTCTTTGCACCATTCAAGATAGTAATAGTTCTGGAGGCATACAGGGAGCCAGGCATGCTCAATTTGGACTATCTCCATCTGATTTTCCCTTCAACAAGCTCCCAGCAGACATGCTTCTAGGTGGTTTCTCAAGGCTTGACCATGCAGCAGCACAGCCTATTAGGCCACCTTGTGGAACCTATAAGAACAACACCACTACTAAGGCCAATGTTGGCATTTCTTGCTTGTTGACAGTGGGAAATCCTGGCCAGAATTTCAAGgaatccaatgaaacaaaagcaCCTCACATCTTGTTATTTGGAAAACTCATTCAGACTGAGCAAAAGAGTTCAAACACTAGCTCTGCCAATACTAATGGTAATAGTGTATCTGAGGGGAATTCACACAAGACATCTAATGCTTCCGATGGCCTAGGTTCTGGTTTGCATCAAGGTAGTCCAATTGAGAACAATTCTGATGGAGGGTCTCCCTGGTACAAGGACCAACACAAGTCTGATCTTGGAACTGACAATGTTAACACATTGTGTATTGCTTTATAA